The Mesorhizobium sp. AR02 genomic interval GCGGCTGACCCAGCCATAGCCAGACACATATGGGATCACGAGTTCATAGCCGCGACCTGTCCAAGGACGATCGTCGGACAATTGCATATGCGCGGGGCTCCAGTGCTCGGCCATATAGCAGCCTTTCGGCCGCAGAACCTTCGCGACCTCGGTATATAGTCGGTGGACGTCTGGAATATAGCACGAGGAGACCGCCTGATAGACGAGGTCGAAATCCCGTCCGTGGAGCGTGGATAGGTCCAGCATATCCGCTTCCACGCACTCCAGATCATAGCCGAGGGCAGTTGCCACGCTGACATCTAGGCCGATCTGTTCAGGGCAAAGGTCTACGGAAGTGACGCGGCACTCCAGCGAAGCGAACATCGGTGCCTGCTGGCCGCCGCCTGATCCGAGACAAAGCACATGGCGGACTTCAGACCAATCGATCCAAGCGTTAGGATCGAGCCACGCTCTCACCCAGTTGGCGCTCTGTCGTGGATAGGGGCGTGACGAATCAGATCCGTTTCTGGCAAGATAGGACCACGCTAGCCTATTCATCGTCTTGTAGTCGAAAGTCCCGTTCCAGGTTTCCGATTGCACTCCAACCTCTCTATTCTTAAGGGCGAGGTAGGTACCAATTAAACTCGTTTGGATAGTGAAAATTTGTGTAGGATACCATAATGGAAATATCTATAGACTGAACATAATGCCACCATCCAACAGGTATAAAAAGAACGTCTCCAGGAAACAATGTTAAAGTAATTGGTGATGCCTCACTGTACAGCGGATGGATATTGTAGTCAGGACTTGAACAATCCACTCCTCCATAGCATCCAACTTCATTATATACGAATGGGGTGTCTTCTGGTGAAAGTAGTATGAAGCGCTTTTTGCCAAATATTTGAGCAACAAGTACATTCATCAGGTCGTGATGTAGAGGTGTAATCGTTCCGGACGGTCCAAACCAAAAAAAAGTCTTCTTTTTGCCGTCATTGTGATTTATGTATTCATCAATCCGTGGAGCCTGGTCATAGAGTTTGGCGAATTCTTCCCTTTCAAAGAAGTGGTTGTTGGCAACCAGATAATAATCGTTACTCGACCCACCGGCGGTCACCATCGACACGTATTCGGCCATGTTTAGTTCGCGACGGTGTAGATCAGAATTCAGTTCGTAGTGAGGGTCGGAGCCCCGCCCCGCCATGATCTGGACATTGGCGCTTCCGCACATTTCCGCGAGATACTCCGGCGTCCAGTCTCGGCGCGCAGCGCTCCCCGCAAGCATCCCGGTGAGGATAACAGGCCTGTTTGCGGCATAGTAGCGCTCAAGGAACTCGCTGCGTGAGATCTTGCTTCTGCGCTCAATCGTTTGCGCGTTGAAGGCCAGATTTCTCAATGCCTTTCGCACCTGGAGAACCGACTTGAGCTTCAGATATCGCTTCGTCATGAGTTCGGCAACGCGGCAATACGGGTTATCGCGTTCTGAGCGCAACTCCTCTTCGACGATATGACGGAAGTACCCAGCCTTCACAGCAGATTCAACAAGAACATCTGGCGAGGTTCCTAGAATTCTGTTCTCCGCGATCCAAGTCCGCCACTCTATAGGCAGAGATCGTTCGGCCATCACGGGTATGTCGTCGGTACGCTGACGTCTCACGCTGCCAACCGGATCGACAGAACTTCGCTTTGCATTCGGCGGCATAGGGCGCTTTCTCCCAGATGCGGGCCCGGCTTGATGCCGGGCCCGTTCACTTACACGTTCACTGCCCTGTTCTTCCCCGAGGTCCCTGGGTGCCCGGTCGGATACCCGCCGGTTTCGGCGCTGGGCCGGGCCGGCGCGGAGAGCGAGGCAATTTCTCTCCTCCCGGTCCCGGAGGCGGTCCAGGCGGAGGACCTGGAGGCGGTCCGGGTGGAGGACCTGGAGGAGTCGGCGTCGGCGTCGGTGTCGGTGTCGGTGTCGGCGGTGTCGGCGTCGGCGGGGGCGTCGGCGGAGGTGTCGGCGTCGGCGTCGGCGGCGGCGTAGGCGTCGGCGTCGGCGTCGGCGTCGGCGGCGGCGTAGGCGTAGGCGTAGGCGTAGGCGTAGGTGTCGGCGTCGGCGTCGGCGTCGGCGTAGGTGTCGGCGTCGGCGTCGGCGTAGGCGTAGGCGTAGGCGTAGGCGTAGGTGTTGGTGTCGGCGTCGGCGTAGGTGTTGGCGTTGGTGTCGGCGTCGGCGGATGCGGCGTCGGCGGCGTCGGCGGCGTCGGCGGCGTTGGCGGATGTGGCGTCGGCGGATGCGGCGTCGGCGGATGTGGCGTCGGCGGATGTGGCGTCGGCGGATGCGGCGTCGGCGGATGCGGCGTCGGCGGATGTGGCGTCGGCGGATGCGGCGTCGGCGGTGCTCCTGAACCACTTACGACGCTGGCAAGCGCTGTCCCCTTTATGCTGCCAAGGCCAGTGCAGGCATCCCATCCGGCTCCAGCCGCATAAGCTCCGCCGCCCGGAGTGTTGTTGTTGTTGCCCGACACTATATCGCGATAGCCAGCTCCCATCATTTTGGGGCCATAAAGAATCGGATTGACAAATCCGACCTTTGGCTTTCCAGCAACGCTGCGTGCCTGGTTCAAACGGGCAATGAGGCCGGCATAGAGAGGCGCGACTGCGCTGGTACCTCCGAACACGAGATCATTGCCGTCAACGCGGACTTGATAACCAGTGCTGGGGTCGGCATTCGCCGCAACATCGGGAACTCCACGTCCTACATGGCCGTCGTCAGCGGCTGAGGGGATGTGCGCTGAAGCTTGATAGGGAGGAACAGGGAACGCTTTACTGATCCCGCCTCCGGTTGCCCCCCGCCCTACACCATTGTTCCAGGAGACCTCCGACGCTATCGTGCCACCTGGCTGTGTGGCTAGGCTGGTACCTCCGCACGCAATCACATGTGGACTTGAGGCTGGGAAGTCCACATGCAGCGCGCCGTCGTGGACGCGATCGGTCGAACCGTCGTCCCCCGAGGCGACCAAAACCGTAACTCCGAGCGCCGCTGCGTCCCGAAAAGCCTGGTTCATGACGTTTCGGCTGCTTGGCGTCCAGCTGCTTTCAGCCGACCCCCAGCTGATCGATATGACGGAGGGTTTGTTTACCTGATCATGAATCGCCGTCGTGATCGCATCTAGAAAACCGCGGTCAGTGTTCGGAGCGTAATAGACCACAATTCTGGCTGCCGGTGCGATCGCACCAGCAACCTCGATGTCAAGCATTACTTCACCATCAGCGCTATTCGGATCTCCGGTAGGAGAATTCGTCGCGCCGTCGACCGAGATCGCGACAACCTGCGGCGGGGTCAGTCCCAATCCGCTGAAGTAGGTCTGGAGATCTGCCGCTACGTGGCCTCCACCCAATTCGATAACGGCGATGCACTCGCCCGTTCCGTCGCCGCTTGGAAAGTCATAGGCAGTTGCTAGCTGCAGCGGCGTAAAGGTTTGAGCTGCTGGTCCTGCCAAGGGACGAAACCCGACGCTCGCAAGGCGAAAGTGGGGCCTTGCTTGCGGACGTCGATCAAGGCCGAATACCCCTGCCACCACGCCTGCGATGGCACGTGGAACCGAGATCATGCCGGTGCGTCCGATGTAACTTCCCTTCGAGTATTCGAAGTGGCGGAGTTCCACGCCAAAGGCACGGTTCAGGTTTGCAACCGTTCCCGAAAGCCTCACCGACCGACGTGGTATACTGACGTGGCCAATATCGAGCCCGTGATTTGCAGCAAACCGCTGGATTCGCTCGATATCCCTCGTATCCGCGCCATGCGCATTATTGAATTGTTGATGGCTTAGATGTTGGCCCCAAACGCGTGGGGCCAGCGCCTGCTTTCGGTGCAAATAGATCGTAATATCCAGACGGAGATTCGGATCCACAGGCTTGGCGGCAATCGCTCCAACCATCGGCAACCGATTGCTACCCTTAATGTGATCTCTCAAGACAGGCATCTTGGTGGCCTCCCCAGGTAATTCCTTCTCTTGGACTACATTAGCATTTCATCACAAGCACTCTGAGCGTGTCAACTGAAAGTTAATAAATGTGATTTTGGCAAAGAAAACAAACACTTCACTCGTCTTTCCCTATTCTTATCGCTTGGCATGCATTCGAAGTAGTTTTAATTATTTATTAAACAGTATTTTATCTCGCTATCCATGATAAGCAATGGCTTGGGCGGAATTCTTCAGATGCTTGGCTAAGTTCTGAGGCGCGCGCCGGCGACAGTCCTTCCTTGCGCGCTCCAGCTGGCGGTCCCAGACGAAGCGTTCCAGTGTTGCGCCTTAGCTCTCGAGGGCTCGGTGCAGGTGGCGGAAGCGGCTCTTCTTAAGCATCTTGTTCGTGACATGGCGGCCGACTGTAGAGCACCGCGAGATCGCACGCTGACATCCATATCAAGCAGCTGCAGCGCCCGCAGTGCGGTCGCCTGCCCAAGCGGCTCGGTCCCGACCTATGCTTCTCCTTCCCACCCTCACAGCAAAAACGTCTGCCTCTCCCGCAGCGTCGCCGTGATCGCCGCAATCCCCTCCTCGATCTCGCGCTTGCCCGCCAGGATCGCATCCCCCGCCACGCCTTCCAGCATCGAGCGCAGCAGCTCCGCCTGGCCGACGAGCACCGCATCCTTTTCCGCCAAGGCCGCGAGCGTGGCGGCCTCCTGGCGGTAGCGCTGGGCCATGCGGTCGTTTTCCGGCACTGGCTGGTGGCGGATCAGGCCTTCCAGGGCGCCGACCTCGCGGCCCAGGCGCTCGAGCGCCTGGGCGTTGGCGACGATTGTCGCGTCGGGGAAGGGATTGGCCCGGGTCGGCGGCTGGATGTTCTCGCG includes:
- a CDS encoding class I SAM-dependent methyltransferase; amino-acid sequence: MFASLECRVTSVDLCPEQIGLDVSVATALGYDLECVEADMLDLSTLHGRDFDLVYQAVSSCYIPDVHRLYTEVAKVLRPKGCYMAEHWSPAHMQLSDDRPWTGRGYELVIPYVSGYGWVSRQSTVDGQSAECIHYLHTHTALIGGLCDAGFSIRHFAERKAHGQPDGPRIEEHVQTFAPAFLSLYAQKISTA
- a CDS encoding cupin-like domain-containing protein, with translation MPPNAKRSSVDPVGSVRRQRTDDIPVMAERSLPIEWRTWIAENRILGTSPDVLVESAVKAGYFRHIVEEELRSERDNPYCRVAELMTKRYLKLKSVLQVRKALRNLAFNAQTIERRSKISRSEFLERYYAANRPVILTGMLAGSAARRDWTPEYLAEMCGSANVQIMAGRGSDPHYELNSDLHRRELNMAEYVSMVTAGGSSNDYYLVANNHFFEREEFAKLYDQAPRIDEYINHNDGKKKTFFWFGPSGTITPLHHDLMNVLVAQIFGKKRFILLSPEDTPFVYNEVGCYGGVDCSSPDYNIHPLYSEASPITLTLFPGDVLFIPVGWWHYVQSIDISIMVSYTNFHYPNEFNWYLPRP